GGTTTAAGAAAAGAACTAGAAGATGATGATGACTCAGTAGATATAGACGAAATTGATGAAGAGGTTATTGATGAAGTCGAAAGGGATGAAATGGATGATGATGAggattattaataatattatgtacaatttgttgataaaaaaaataatatatgaattatcTCTTAAACGTATTGCTTTAAATCTTTTATCTACatatccatatatatataatatatatatgtggtCATATTGTGGATTTATAAAAGTTCCTACCCCAAATCAAATGGAgcttttactttttttttattttttgttataatttttgtatattatgtGAAAAATAACACACACacaatatatgcatgtgttcgcattatatatagaaatatgttttataaatatttatttaaaaaaatgcagaaatgttatagatatattttttgttgaattttttatattatatatgcatttgtCAAAcgttttaattaaaaatatcggttttgttatttatcatatattcattatgttttattttctatttattttttacacttGTTCATTGCcctttactttttttttgtaatatttgGGAAAATTGATAGACACTATTggacgaaaaaaataaataaaaaaaataaaaatatgcataacaCTTCTCCTATATTTATGACTGTGTGCAATCGTCTATTTCCAGCTTTTACAAAATGGTGTCATAAAATATGGGTCCTTTCCCTTTTTATGCTCATAAGTCTATAACAGAATTGTAGTGCTTGCCTAcataaaatagaaaaaaaggTTGAACCATATAAGTTTGAGagcaataaattttattatgccTTTTCACATAcacattaaaatttattcgATTCATTACCTAGCGTATATAACTTATGGTGGaagcatataaataattcttcTTCATAATCTTCCCcctataaaattaaaataaagataaaaaaatataaacagtctatccatattatatatacaattatttattttcacaaCTTTTTTGTTATACATATGATACGCTCATGTTTATGTCTTGTactgtaattttttttttcaaaatatttgataaGGCCGTTATTTCAATTTCACTCCTACAAATGTAAATGCATAAACGGTGGAATTTCATAACATGTGGGCAGTCAATTATGATGTAAGACAttcctttttcattttttcccttttaCCCGTATATTCCGCTCATAATTTGTTGGCAATAGCTGTAGCACGGATCTGTAAAGTTCGAAAAAAAGGTGTGTGTGTAAAATTGTGTTACATGCATTGTCATAACAATGTGAATGTACAGCATGCTTATTGTAGGTGCAGCCCGATTCATACCATCATTTCCTTCTTCTgcatattcataaataaaattgacaAATGAATCActattttgtaatatatagACTGAAGTAAGAAATCGGAGTATGTCACTAGACAAATGATTTGGATCAAAACTTtgaaaaatcgaaaaatcaaaattatttatattttgttgatatttttttaaatctatATTATCTAATGAAAAGTTGTCttcatttataatttgtaaaaaGTCATTTTgggaatatttaaaatttttaattctttgtTTAAGTTGATGTATAATAGATTCATATAAGCAATTACCATCTGGTGCTATAGAATAAATACtttgattttttacttttaaaatatctaATAATTGATTATATTCTTCTTCTCCAATCTTATTTCTTGATTGGTCATTTAGTTCTTCTTCCATTTCTCTCCTCTTCATttttgctttattttttaatgactTTTTTGAAACGACATTATAGGAATATAAGTTATCAGGAATTATATCATTGTAGTTATTTTGTTCTACCactgtattattattattattatcttttccgttgtataattcatttaattgTTTTAGCTCCTCTTCgagttttaatatattttcattttgctTATCTTTAtgaattgttttttttttcttttctttgtttatttcttcTAATAGTTTTTTTAGTCTTCtcttatattcattataatttattttctttaccTCCTCATTCATCTTTTTAATCTTAATCTAAACAACAACCAAAAAttattggaaaaaataattagaTAGTAAACACTTGGGCATACCTATGTATGTAAACTGCGATACAACGAGTGCcaaaattgataaaataaactgCTTTACAAAAAAGCAAATCAATTAAATTGTTCTTATATtctcattatttttctacttctttatttttttaattgattatataaaaatgtagtaccatgaaaaagtaaaaaaactATGCCAATCCAAAATTACCGAcgcacatatatttttttttttttttttttttttatcatatttacaaacatatttaatactGATGGGAAttccataaaatatatttcattatgcatatttttgattAGCTTCAAAAttgtgataatataaatataatgaaaaaaaacaaatgcataaatagaaaaaatatgtgtatacTTGCAAAATGTAAAGCTTAAAAACATGCATTTATAAATCCTCACACGCTTAAACTTAGTAAGGATTtgtataagaaaaaaaaaatatgacacTTTACAATAGAAAGAGAATAcccatatttataaacacTTATTTATGTACACACTTGAACAGTATTAATACgatttattatgtttaagATTTATTAGGGTAACTAGCCATGGTTATGTTTTTGTTTCTGTTTATGTTAGCATgcctaaaaataaacatgaGTTACGGATCGATGTattcaattattttacCAACCTATAATGAGAAAAACAATGTaccttatattatttatatgattataGAAGAATTATCaaaacataatattaaCTATGAAGTAATACTAGTCGATGATAACAGTAAAGATGGAACAGCAGATGCTTATAAAAAGTTACAATCgattttttcaaatgaaAAGCTACTACTATTAGAacgagaaaaaaaaagcggATTAGGAAGCGCATATATGGATGCTTTAAAATTAGTATCTGGTGATTATGTTATAATTATGGATGCAGATTTATCACATCAcccaaaatatatatatgaatttataaaaaaacaaaaagaaacaaattGTGATATAGTTACTGGTAGtagatataataaacaagGAGGTATATTTGGATGGGGttttaaaagaattttAATAAGCCGTGTAGCTAATTTCTTaacacaatttttattgtttattaatttaactGATCTAACGGGATCATTtagattatataaaacGGATGTTCTTAAAGAAGTTATACAAAAGGTTCAAGGAAAAGGTTATTCATTTCAAATGGAAGTAATTGTAAGAGCTCATAAATCAGGAAAAACAATTGAAGAAGTTggttacatattttatgatcGACTATTTGGTGAATCAAAATTATCTTCaaatgaaattattaaatatcttttttctcttttacatttattttggacactttaacaattttcaaaataattaaaaaaaaaataataagcaaATGGCTAGCTATATCTTATGAACATATTAATTCATAGCTTTTGTTTGTGcttattcaatttttttcattttttttttttgttcccCCAAATTTCTGTATGAACAGTAtaacattttcatatttaccTACTTTGATATTTCCTAAcccttttaaatatttttttgaaatccTTTATATCTCAAAATGATTTTGGGTTTTGTCTACAattgaataatataagtgatactatatttataggaatatgagaaaaaaggaaaatatttttacatattatttaaaaaaataataatattacttttaaatattgGTCCAATTTATGGCTATCCCTAGTggtgttaatatatttcaatcTGTTTTGCATAAGgaaaacttaaaaaataaaaaatccaTAAAATGTGTGTGTgcaactatatatattttaagcTTTATGTAATAATCTACGTATCTATCGCttgcttattttattttgtataccCCCTTTTGGCTCTctaaaaattggaaaatattaaaatatggttatttttttatcacaatttttaaatgtaatataataagcaaaatattgttatgtatatatttcactAAGACACTTGGATACCTTATTCCAGgacttttatttataagaaagtctttaaatcaaaaaataaacaaatattttattatgtatagtgtttatataatatttggtGGCTATCTCTTTATTAttccaattttttcatatttattttatcaatttttaaatatttttataaactaAATTACCtcttatattttccaaagtcttctttatt
This sequence is a window from Plasmodium chabaudi chabaudi strain AS genome assembly, chromosome: 7. Protein-coding genes within it:
- a CDS encoding OTU domain-containing protein, putative, which codes for MNEEVKKINYNEYKRRLKKLLEEINKEKKKKTIHKDKQNENILKLEEELKQLNELYNGKDNNNNNTVVEQNNYNDIIPDNLYSYNVVSKKSLKNKAKMKRREMEEELNDQSRNKIGEEEYNQLLDILKVKNQSIYSIAPDGNCLYESIIHQLKQRIKNFKYSQNDFLQIINEDNFSLDNIDLKKYQQNINNFDFSIFQSFDPNHLSSDILRFLTSVYILQNSDSFVNFIYEYAEEGNDDPCYSYCQQIMSGIYGSEIEITALSNILKKKITVQDINMSVSYGEDYEEELFICFHHKLYTLGKHYNSVIDL
- a CDS encoding dolichol-phosphate mannosyltransferase, putative, translated to MVMFLFLFMLACLKINMSYGSMYSIILPTYNEKNNVPYIIYMIIEELSKHNINYEVILVDDNSKDGTADAYKKLQSIFSNEKLLLLEREKKSGLGSAYMDALKLVSGDYVIIMDADLSHHPKYIYEFIKKQKETNCDIVTGSRYNKQGGIFGWGFKRILISRVANFLTQFLLFINLTDLTGSFRLYKTDVLKEVIQKVQGKGYSFQMEVIVRAHKSGKTIEEVGYIFYDRLFGESKLSSNEIIKYLFSLLHLFWTL